Below is a window of Stappia sp. DNA.
AAGGAGTTGTGAAGGTGAGATCGGGTGTGGCCACATGGCTCGTTCTGGCGACGTCGGCGGTGGCGCTGAGCGTTCTGCCGGGGTGCCGGGAAGAAGAACAGAATCGGACCTTGATCATCGAGAAGGGCACCTACCAGGGTCCGGCCGATGAGGAACTGACGGAAGACGAGCGCAGGGACCTGCAACGGCGCGGGGATCACCAGCGCTTCTGAAGCGCTTCTGGGGCGCAGGGCGCCAAGGCGTCGATGGACGGCGGGCAGGGCGGACGGGCCGGCCCGCGGTGGATCGATGGAGGGAAGAGGATGCGGAGAATGGCGATGGAACGGGTGACGGGCGGCGCGGCGGCGCTTGCGGGTGCGCGGCGTGAGACGTCTTGGGTGCAGCTGGCGCTGGCCCTGTGTGCGGCACTGGTCCTTGCGCTTGCGCTTGCGTCTGGCGCGGCGGCCCAGCAGGGCACGGCGCCGGAGGTGGAAACGCAATCGCCGCTCGGCGGCACGGTGCCGGGCAACACGCTCGGCGCAAGCTCCGACAGCGAGATGTGGCGCGCGGTGCGCCAGGGCACGGCCGGCAGCGTGTCGATCCCCGACCAGAAGGCGGCAACGCTGGTGCAGTCCGAGGGCGAGTTGTGGCGCTCGGTGCGCAATGGCCCGCTGGCGCTCTATGCGAGCTGGGCATTGCTCGGCATGATCGTGGTGCTGTGCCTGTTCTTCGCGATCCGCGGACGGGTCAGGATCGAGCATGGCCGCAGCGACAAGACGATCACGCGCTTCGCCGCCTTCGAGCGTTTCGGCCACTGGTTGCTGGCGTCGTCCTTCATCATCCTCGCGCTGACGGGGCTGAATGTGATGTATGGCCGCTATGTGCTGATGCCGGTGATCGGGGCGGAAGCCTTCGGCGCGGTGACCATGTTCGGCAAGTATCTGCACAACTACCTTGCCTTCGCCTTCATGGCGGGGCTCGCCATCATCTTCCTGATGTGGGTGCGCCACAACCTGCCGGACAAGACCGACATCAAGTGGATCCTGCAGGGCGGCGGACTGTTTTCCAAGAACCTGCATCCGCCGGCAAAGAAGTTCAATGCCGGTCAGAAGATGATCTTCTGGCTGACGATCCTGGGCGGTCTGTCGGTGTCGCTGTCGGGCTGGTCTCTGCTGTTCCCCTATACGACCCACTTCTTCAACGACACCTTCGTGATGGTCAACGGCATCTTCGGCACGTCGTTGCCGACGGGACTGTCGGTGTTGCAGGAGCAGCAGCTCGCGTCGCTGTGGCACGCCATCATGAGCGTGTTCCTGATCTGCGTGATCATCGCGCATATCTACATCGGCTCGATCGGCATGGAAGGCGCCTTCGACGCGATGGGCTCCGGCGAGGTCGATCTCAACTGGGCCAGGGAGCACCATTCGCTCTGGGTGGAAGAGGTGCTCGCGCGCCAGGGCGAGGGTGCGGTGAAAACGACCGCCGCGCCGCAGCCGGCCGAGTGATGCGGCCATGAAGCGCTGGCGTTTGCGCGGTGCCGGCACGGCGGTGGCGGCCCTCGCGGTCACGCTCGCCGTTTGCGGCCCGCTGCACGCGGCCGAATGGCCCGAACGCCTCGAGGGGCACGGCGGCCCGGTGAAGTCGGTGACGCTCGCGGCCGACGGCACGCGGGCGCTGACCGCCTCCTTCGACTACGCCGCCATCCTGTGGCGGATCGAGGCGGGAGAGGCCACGGTCGCGCAACGTCTCATCGGCCACGAGGCCGCGGTGAACGATGCCCGGTTTCTGGGCGAAGATCGCGCTGTCTCGGTCGGCGACGACGGGGCCATCGCGCTGTGGGACCTGACCGACGGCACGATGCTGGACCGGCACGACACCGGCGAAAGCAAGATGCTGTCGCTGGCGCTGTCCGCCGACGGGCGCCATGCCGCCGCCGCCTCCTGGGATCGCAGCGCGCATCTCTACGAGATCGGGCCGGACCGCCTGACGCCGCTGGTGCGGCTGACCGGCCACGGCAACAATGTCAACGCGGTGGCCTTCTCGCCCGACGGCGAAACCGTCTACACCGGATCGTCGGACGGGGCGATCCGCGCCTTCGCCCGCGCGGATGGCGCGCTGCTGCGCGAGGTCCATCCGCACGGCTGGGGCGTCAACGTCCTGCGGCTGCTCGGGGATGGGACCCGGCTCGCGTTCGGCGGGACGGATGGCACGGTCGCCGTCGTCGATCTGGACGCCGGCACGATTGCCAAGCAACTGGCCAGCCACGAGCGCCCGGTGCTGGCGCTTGCGGTCTCGGAAGACGGAACGCGGCTTGCAAGCGGCGGCGGCGACGGGCGCATCCATGTCTATGACGCGGCGTCCTGGGGGCTGCTCGAAACCTACGAAAACCCCTATGGCCCCGTCTGGGCTCTGGCGTTTTCGCCTGACAATGCGGTCGCCTTCTACGCCGGGCTCGACGATCACGTGAACGCCTGGCAGATCGCGCCGCGCCGGCCGTTCGAGCCGGTGGGCAGCGAGTTTCCGCGCCGCTTCCAGGTGGCGGAGGAGGAGGATCCCGGCGCCCGGCAGTTCGCGCGCAAATGCTCCGTCTGCCACACGCTGACGCCCGACGATGCCAACCGCGCCGGACCGACGCTTT
It encodes the following:
- a CDS encoding formate dehydrogenase subunit gamma, with the protein product MAMERVTGGAAALAGARRETSWVQLALALCAALVLALALASGAAAQQGTAPEVETQSPLGGTVPGNTLGASSDSEMWRAVRQGTAGSVSIPDQKAATLVQSEGELWRSVRNGPLALYASWALLGMIVVLCLFFAIRGRVRIEHGRSDKTITRFAAFERFGHWLLASSFIILALTGLNVMYGRYVLMPVIGAEAFGAVTMFGKYLHNYLAFAFMAGLAIIFLMWVRHNLPDKTDIKWILQGGGLFSKNLHPPAKKFNAGQKMIFWLTILGGLSVSLSGWSLLFPYTTHFFNDTFVMVNGIFGTSLPTGLSVLQEQQLASLWHAIMSVFLICVIIAHIYIGSIGMEGAFDAMGSGEVDLNWAREHHSLWVEEVLARQGEGAVKTTAAPQPAE
- a CDS encoding c-type cytochrome, whose amino-acid sequence is MKRWRLRGAGTAVAALAVTLAVCGPLHAAEWPERLEGHGGPVKSVTLAADGTRALTASFDYAAILWRIEAGEATVAQRLIGHEAAVNDARFLGEDRAVSVGDDGAIALWDLTDGTMLDRHDTGESKMLSLALSADGRHAAAASWDRSAHLYEIGPDRLTPLVRLTGHGNNVNAVAFSPDGETVYTGSSDGAIRAFARADGALLREVHPHGWGVNVLRLLGDGTRLAFGGTDGTVAVVDLDAGTIAKQLASHERPVLALAVSEDGTRLASGGGDGRIHVYDAASWGLLETYENPYGPVWALAFSPDNAVAFYAGLDDHVNAWQIAPRRPFEPVGSEFPRRFQVAEEEDPGARQFARKCSVCHTLTPDDANRAGPTLYGIFGRKVGGLPGYPYSQALLEADFVWNEQTISDLFDHGPDVVTPGTKMPIQRLTNAEERDALVAFLKRATAPDGAPEAADTHTQENTQENTGKEANR